The Castanea sativa cultivar Marrone di Chiusa Pesio chromosome 11, ASM4071231v1 genome contains a region encoding:
- the LOC142615780 gene encoding alkaline/neutral invertase E, chloroplastic-like, protein MGTSEAVLQVLSGAVPRLFHSDSCFSMSDSIYASKFRLKCSRKRASRCLQFLKCSSVLQYGVRGIGSGVPNKKADPSSLQICKCQKSESVSGVTTEDGNGAWFVDNAKNLNPINGMMNAPNVLEFQDLQHLKQENEDLKSNSANGTLRDTFHKISVDSIEDEAWDLLRESVVYYCGSPIGTIAAKDPTSSNTLNYDQVFIRDFIPSGIAFLLKGEYDIVRNFILHTLQLQSWEKTMDCHSPGQGLMPASFKVRTVPLDGDDSATEEVLDPDFGEAAIGRVAPVDSGLWWIILLRAYGKCSGDLSVQERVDVQTGIKMILRLCIADGFDMFPTLLVTDGSCMIDRRMGIHGHPLEIQALFYSALLCAREMLAPEDGSADLLRALNNRLVALSFHIREYYWVDMKKLNEIYRYKTEEYSYDAVNKFNIYPDQISPWLVEWMPNKGGYLIGNLQPAHMDFRFFSLGNLWSVASGLATMDQSHAILDLIEAKWVDLVAGMPFKICYPALEGQEWQIITGSDPKNTPWSYHNAGAWPTLLWQLTVACIKMDRPEIAAKAVEVAEKRISQDKWPEYYDTKRGRFIGKQSRLFQTWSIAGYLVAKLLLADPSKAKILITEEDSELVNAFSCMISANPRRKRGRKDLKQTYIV, encoded by the exons ATGGGAACTTCTGAAGCAGTTCTGCAAGTTTTGTCTGGGGCTGTACCTCGTCTCTTTCATAGTGACTCATGTTTTAGCATGTCGGATTCAATATATGCTTCTAAATTCCGTTTAAAATGTTCGAGGAAAAGGGCCTCAAGGTGTCTGCAGTTTCTCAAGTGTTCAAGCGTGCTGCAGTATGGAGTTCGAGGGATAGGAAGTGGTGTTCCCAATAAAAAAGCTGATCCTTCTTCGCTTCAAATTTGCAAATGCCAAAAATCCGAGAGTGTAAGTGGGGTAACTACTGAAGATGGAAATGGGGCATGGTTTGTTGACAATGCAAAGAACTTAAATCCCATTAATGGTATGATGAATGCGCCAAATGTTCTGGAGTTTCAGGATCTTCAACATTTGAAACAAGAAAATgaggatttgaaatctaacagTGCAAATGGTACACTAAGAGATACCTTTCACAAGATTAGTGTTGATTCCATTGAAGATGAAGCATGGGACCTACTCCGGGAATCTGTGGTGTATTATTGTGGTAGTCCTATTGGAACAATAGCTGCAAAGGACCCGACAAGTTCCAACACGTTGAATTATGATCAAGTTTTCATACGAGATTTCATACCTTCTGGTATAGCTTTCCTATTGAAGGGGGAGTACGATATTGTTCGGAACTTCATCCTTCATACACTTCAGTTGCAG AGCTGGGAGAAAACAATGGATTGTCACAGTCCTGGTCAAGGGTTGATGCCGGCTAGTTTCAAGGTGCGTACAGTTCCCTTGGATGGTGATGATTCCGCAACAGAAGAGGTATTGGATCCTGACTTTGGAGAGGCAGCAATTGGCCGTGTCGCACCAGTTGATTCtg GATTATGGTGGATTATTTTATTACGTGCCTATGGAAAATGCTCTGGGGACCTGTCTGTTCAGGAGAGAGTTGATGTGCAAACAGgaattaaaatgattttaagGCTATGTATTGCTGATGGTTTTGATATGTTCCCTACGCTATTAGTGACAGATGGTTCCTGCATGATAGATCGGCGAATGGGAATTCATGGTCACCCTCTGGAAATACAG GCACTTTTTTATTCAGCATTACTTTGTGCTCGTGAAATGCTTGCTCCTGAGGATGGATCGGCTGATCTTTTGCGGGCACTGAACAATCGTCTAGTAGCTCTGTCATTCCATATTAGAGAGTATTATTGGGTTGATATGAAAAAACTAAATGAGATTTATCGTTATAAGACTGAGGAGTACTCATATGATGCAGTTAATAAGTTCAATATATACCCAGATCAGATTTCTCCTTGGTTGGTGGAATGGATGCCAAATAAAGGTGGCTATCTAATTGGAAACTTGCAACCAGCTCACATGGATTTTCGATTTTTTTCTCTAGGAAACTTGTGGTCTGTTGCGAGCGGTCTGGCAACAATGGATCAATCACATGCCATATTGGATCTCATTGAAgcaaaatgggtagatttggtAGCTGGTATGCCATTTAAGATCTGTTATCCTGCTCTTGAAGGTCAGGAGTGGCAGATTATCACAGGCAGTGATCCTAAGAACAC GCCTTGGTCCTACCATAATGCAGGTGCTTGGCCAACTTTGCTCTGGCAG CTCACAGTTGCATGCATAAAGATGGATAGGCCAGAAATTGCTGCTAAAGCTGTTGAGGTTGCTGAGAAACGCATATCACAAGACAAGTGGCCTGAATATTATGACACTAAAAGAGGAAGGTTCATTGGAAAACAATCACGCCTGTTTCAGACCTGGTCAATTGCAGGATACCTCGTGGCAAAGCTCCTGCTTGCTGATCCAAGTAAAGCCAAGATTCTTATAACTGAAGAGGATTCTGAACTTGTCAATGCCTTCTCTTGCATGATTAGTGCGAACCCAAGAAGAAAGCGTGGTCGGAAGGATTTGAAGCAGACATATATAGTATGA